The genomic window TAAGCAATTCATTTGGGTTCACAATAGCCTTAGTTACAGCTATGATATCTATTGTTTCAGAACCATACATGGAGCATAGGTTCCGTGCACTCGGCATTAAGGAGGAGTTCAACATATATTACCCATTATTCATATTGTGTGGTATATCAATGGAGTGGATAGTATACGCGTATAACCTGCTTCTCATGTATATAGGCCTTGAAGTGTCTTTAATCTCATCATTCCTCCTAATATACTTCTATGGTTATGATGGTTACGGTAGAACTAGACAGTGGATAGGCCTACTTTACTTCGTTTACACCCATGTGGCTAGTGTACTATTCCTAATTGGCGCAATTATGGTTGCATTAACTACCGGAACAATGAACCTAGCGGCCATAAAGTACGTGCCACCTATAGCTTGGGCCTTAATACTAATCGGTATGTTGATAAAATTACCAAGCTATGGCCCACATGTTTGGTTACCTTGGGCACACGGTATGCATCCTACACCGGTTGCGGCATTAATAATATCAGTGGTTGGCCTAGCCTCATACATATTGGCTAGGATATATTTAATATCCCCATACTTCATCATATCAATCAGAACACCGCTGCTTGCCTACGCCATAATAGGCGGCATATTAGTTAGCTTCGCAGTGTTTAGGCAGAGGCATAGTTACAAATGGTTGTTAGCTTACTCTACAGTAGCTAACATGGCTTACCTACTAGCTGGCTTAACATTAGGTACATACGGTATAGTGGGCTTAACGCTCCACTTCATTGCTCATCAGTTGGGTAAGGCAGTGCTCTTCATGACTGCTGGAGCGATTATTGCTCAATACGATGTTTTGGATATGTCTAAGATGGGTGGACTCCAGAACTACATACCATCCATAGGTGGCGCGGCATTACTTGGTTGGATGAGCCTAGCAGGCATATTCACGGTTGGGCTACTGGGCGAATTCTTCCTATTCCTAGGTCTAATAACAACGCTTGGCTTCAGCCTAAGCACACTATGGGCTTTTGTAGGTTTAGCATTCCTATTCCTATTAACTGGAACATATGGTTTCTGGGCTTTAAAGGAGGTCTTCTATGGACAACCAAGGTGGCCATATACTAAGACGAAGCCAAGTAACAAGCTTGTTGTACCACTATATGTGCTTGGGTTAACAAGCGTTATACTACTGTTTCCACCTATATCAACATCACTGATCCATGCGATATTAAGCTCAATAGGGGTGATAATGCATGTATGAGTCTATTCTCCCTACCTTAATAGCCTTAATGACACTAATACCCATATTGCTGGCTTCACCAATATCAATATACTGGTCTATTGAGCAGGATAACCGTAAGGCACGCCCACTGGAGTACTTAGCTGTTACTGGGCTTGGCATAGCAGCCTTGGTGTCAACATATATAGCGGTTGCTTACCCGATGAGGA from Caldivirga sp. includes these protein-coding regions:
- a CDS encoding complex I subunit 5 family protein, with amino-acid sequence MMVYMDPVLVFSLSLPIAAVVLTAVLNKRAALYTAVISFIPLIAYSLYGIFANLDYLVPLGSLPNPIGGMYLINDGLSNSFGFTIALVTAMISIVSEPYMEHRFRALGIKEEFNIYYPLFILCGISMEWIVYAYNLLLMYIGLEVSLISSFLLIYFYGYDGYGRTRQWIGLLYFVYTHVASVLFLIGAIMVALTTGTMNLAAIKYVPPIAWALILIGMLIKLPSYGPHVWLPWAHGMHPTPVAALIISVVGLASYILARIYLISPYFIISIRTPLLAYAIIGGILVSFAVFRQRHSYKWLLAYSTVANMAYLLAGLTLGTYGIVGLTLHFIAHQLGKAVLFMTAGAIIAQYDVLDMSKMGGLQNYIPSIGGAALLGWMSLAGIFTVGLLGEFFLFLGLITTLGFSLSTLWAFVGLAFLFLLTGTYGFWALKEVFYGQPRWPYTKTKPSNKLVVPLYVLGLTSVILLFPPISTSLIHAILSSIGVIMHV